In Halobacterium sp. R2-5, one DNA window encodes the following:
- a CDS encoding MmgE/PrpD family protein: MGETAMLAEFVASTSLDDIPEDATSHAKAAIRDYVGVALFGSHHEVGNKVYDYLDAYGGDGDATVFQRGTRSPPSAALANGAFGHAIDYDDTFETIVIHPTSPVFAASLAAADDVNATSEDVLTGYIVGCEAAFRVGHSTYPEHYQNGWHSTGTAGSFGAAAAAAHVLGLDSEAIARAFGIVASSSSSLKKNFGSMTKPLHAGHAAQMGVRAALLARDGFTADPEIFEGDIGYNRVMTIDDAYDPDEITEGLSEEWAVLDIGFKPYPSGVITHAAMDGMRDLVTEHDLTPESVEEIVVTLDDAASEMLIHAKPEDALQAKFSIEFCLAAILREGDAGIHEFTDEYVAQPETKEAIEKVSRAFEENLFGDQYAGYGAIVRVTTTDGEKYREEIRYAPGSPNNPVSEERLRSKFMTCAETRLNDTDVDVLSDAIEEFENVDLDKFRNLVA, from the coding sequence ATGGGTGAAACAGCCATGCTCGCAGAGTTTGTAGCGTCAACCTCACTCGACGACATCCCTGAGGATGCAACCAGTCACGCAAAGGCCGCAATCCGGGACTACGTGGGAGTTGCATTGTTTGGCTCCCACCATGAGGTCGGGAACAAGGTCTACGACTATCTTGACGCGTACGGCGGTGACGGTGACGCAACCGTTTTCCAGCGTGGGACACGTTCCCCGCCATCCGCAGCTCTTGCCAACGGTGCCTTCGGTCACGCAATTGACTATGATGACACGTTCGAAACTATCGTCATTCACCCGACATCACCGGTGTTTGCAGCCTCACTCGCAGCAGCGGATGATGTCAACGCCACAAGTGAGGATGTCCTCACTGGCTACATCGTCGGCTGCGAAGCTGCATTCCGCGTCGGCCACAGCACCTACCCCGAACACTACCAGAACGGATGGCACAGTACGGGGACCGCAGGATCTTTCGGTGCCGCAGCAGCCGCTGCCCACGTTCTCGGTTTAGATTCCGAAGCAATCGCTCGTGCATTCGGGATTGTCGCGTCCTCCTCGTCGTCCCTTAAGAAGAACTTCGGCTCGATGACGAAACCGCTCCATGCAGGCCACGCTGCCCAGATGGGCGTCCGCGCCGCGCTACTCGCGCGTGATGGGTTTACAGCTGACCCGGAGATCTTCGAGGGTGACATCGGCTACAATCGGGTCATGACCATTGACGATGCGTACGACCCTGACGAAATTACTGAGGGGCTCTCCGAGGAGTGGGCCGTTCTCGACATTGGCTTCAAGCCGTACCCATCTGGCGTTATCACGCACGCAGCAATGGATGGTATGCGCGACCTCGTTACGGAACATGATCTGACTCCCGAATCCGTTGAGGAAATCGTTGTGACACTCGACGACGCTGCCTCGGAGATGCTAATCCACGCCAAACCGGAGGACGCGCTCCAGGCGAAGTTCTCGATTGAGTTCTGTCTCGCCGCGATTCTACGCGAGGGCGATGCTGGCATTCATGAATTCACCGACGAGTACGTTGCTCAGCCTGAAACGAAGGAGGCGATTGAGAAGGTGTCACGAGCGTTTGAAGAGAATCTCTTTGGCGACCAGTACGCCGGGTACGGCGCGATCGTTCGCGTAACAACAACTGACGGCGAGAAGTATCGTGAAGAGATTCGCTACGCACCCGGGAGCCCGAATAACCCAGTTAGCGAAGAGCGGCTCCGTTCAAAGTTCATGACGTGTGCCGAGACCCGACTCAATGATACGGACGTCGACGTTCTCTCCGATGCGATCGAGGAGTTTGAAAACGTTGACCTCGACAAGTTCCGAAACCTCGTCGCGTAA
- a CDS encoding IclR family transcriptional regulator: MDELSRSVQSVETMFNIVELLVERDGAGVTEISQELNLAKSTVHQQLSTLRSLGYAVMEEDKYYPGLRFLSIGEYTRNRREVTQKAGPMVEQLAKETEERAQFFVEEHKQGVYLHISEGERAVQADRHPGKLRYLHSSAGGKAILAFMDRDRVQEVIDRWGLPAETEHTITDEDELYAELDRITERGYATNKEESIDGLWSLGVPVIANGQVVGSFSVSGPRHRLDTEWFREELPNLLRGTANELELKLEYS, encoded by the coding sequence ATGGACGAACTCTCTCGGTCGGTCCAATCGGTCGAAACGATGTTCAATATCGTAGAGTTACTAGTCGAACGCGACGGAGCTGGCGTAACAGAGATCTCCCAGGAACTTAATCTTGCGAAGAGCACGGTCCATCAACAGCTCTCCACGCTGCGTTCGCTCGGATATGCCGTCATGGAAGAGGACAAGTACTACCCTGGACTCCGGTTTCTCTCTATTGGGGAGTACACACGGAACAGACGCGAAGTGACGCAAAAGGCTGGCCCAATGGTTGAACAGCTTGCTAAAGAGACGGAGGAGCGCGCACAGTTCTTCGTCGAGGAACACAAACAAGGTGTCTATCTACACATCAGCGAGGGTGAACGGGCCGTTCAAGCGGATCGCCACCCTGGCAAGCTTCGGTACCTCCACTCTAGCGCCGGTGGAAAAGCGATCCTCGCGTTCATGGACCGTGACCGAGTTCAGGAGGTGATCGACCGGTGGGGGCTTCCGGCTGAGACCGAGCACACGATTACGGACGAGGACGAATTATATGCGGAGCTTGACCGGATAACCGAGCGTGGATACGCGACAAACAAGGAAGAGTCGATTGACGGTCTATGGTCGCTTGGCGTCCCCGTTATTGCAAATGGGCAAGTCGTTGGGTCCTTCAGCGTGTCCGGTCCGCGCCACCGACTGGATACAGAGTGGTTCAGGGAGGAACTGCCCAATCTACTTCGAGGAACCGCGAACGAACTTGAGTTGAAGCTCGAGTATTCGTAG
- a CDS encoding MFS transporter, with translation MNVSWRSLYSTVRTYDLVVLVSLLWFMVQFLRFVFPPLFETFQAIYNVSNTQTGILFTAMMLAYSTVQFPAGMLGDRIGRSFVILLGATVFAFAALLAAASPSFAVVLIAAIMIGLGTGPHKAVAIPLLSSQYPDRTGRALGVMDTIGQLGGMTAPLAVAGILAITVWQGVFVLGATVTAILILLFLLRVRNDDELMARGSAGAVEGAADGEDVSYLAVFRNRSLLLFMVVTMLFTFAWNGLSSFFPLFLATEKGLDGEVSGILYSLLFAASVSQTVTGDLSDRMGRLRVSSLLFAAMFLGITTLVVAESLPVLVVTTVVVGAGFHGFRPVRDSYLMDVIPESIGGGTLGVIRTGMTGVGALAPAFVGYISDVVGFVTAFAVIAGVSAVAGLIVVLLR, from the coding sequence ATGAACGTCTCTTGGAGAAGTCTGTACTCAACGGTCCGCACGTATGATCTTGTAGTCCTCGTCTCGCTACTGTGGTTCATGGTCCAGTTTCTCCGGTTCGTGTTTCCCCCCTTATTCGAGACGTTTCAGGCGATCTACAACGTGTCGAATACACAGACTGGCATCCTCTTCACCGCGATGATGCTGGCATACTCGACCGTTCAGTTCCCGGCTGGAATGCTCGGCGACCGGATTGGGCGATCGTTCGTCATCCTCCTCGGTGCCACAGTGTTCGCGTTTGCAGCACTCCTCGCGGCCGCAAGCCCCAGTTTCGCCGTCGTTCTTATCGCGGCGATCATGATTGGGCTTGGAACAGGACCACACAAGGCGGTCGCGATTCCACTGTTGTCGAGTCAGTACCCGGATCGAACCGGTCGGGCGCTCGGAGTCATGGATACAATCGGCCAGCTAGGCGGGATGACCGCCCCGCTTGCAGTCGCCGGCATTCTCGCCATCACTGTCTGGCAGGGCGTCTTTGTTCTCGGGGCTACCGTCACTGCCATCCTAATCCTCCTGTTTTTGCTCCGCGTGCGGAACGACGACGAGTTGATGGCACGCGGTAGCGCAGGTGCCGTCGAGGGTGCTGCCGATGGGGAGGACGTGAGCTATCTTGCGGTGTTCAGAAATCGGAGTCTGTTGCTGTTCATGGTCGTCACGATGTTGTTTACGTTTGCTTGGAACGGACTCTCCTCATTCTTTCCACTATTCTTGGCGACCGAAAAGGGACTAGATGGGGAAGTCTCTGGGATTCTGTATAGTCTCTTGTTCGCCGCGAGTGTGTCTCAGACTGTCACCGGTGATCTCAGCGATCGCATGGGCCGCCTACGAGTTAGCAGCCTGCTGTTCGCCGCAATGTTCCTTGGCATCACGACGTTAGTCGTAGCAGAGAGTCTTCCCGTTCTTGTAGTCACGACGGTGGTTGTCGGAGCCGGCTTCCATGGATTCCGGCCTGTCCGTGACTCCTACCTGATGGACGTTATCCCTGAGAGCATTGGTGGTGGCACGCTCGGTGTTATCCGGACTGGTATGACTGGAGTCGGTGCCTTGGCACCCGCATTTGTTGGGTACATCTCCGATGTTGTTGGGTTCGTTACTGCGTTCGCGGTTATCGCGGGCGTATCGGCGGTCGCTGGACTCATCGTAGTGCTGTTGCGGTAG